In Nitrosophilus labii, the following proteins share a genomic window:
- a CDS encoding c-type cytochrome yields MRELKILAVVVFFTLITYWGVEPFAHSQMHAHHEPATFKYDDLPALTKQGNPQKGAEVFMNAGCVGCHSVKSQNMPAPMDPVTASASYGVNPPDLSDAGALYDEKFLAAVIKNPAHAMKLEHKFNENRPFPMPNFYGVGGDIEQEVADIVAYLKSIAPKKVEPKDAFVNACGRCHDMKYDNWYVIGEKPKMDTELEKAEFNKKHAEYQENLKKYLGTNPPDLSIYIRSRGHEYIRDFIEDPQKILHGTAMPRVGLTEESTQQVITYMENVGDRKKDKRNSLGPLVILYFVIFALLAYAWKKQMWRDLH; encoded by the coding sequence ATGAGAGAACTTAAAATATTAGCTGTTGTAGTATTTTTTACACTGATAACTTATTGGGGCGTTGAGCCGTTCGCTCACTCTCAAATGCATGCGCACCATGAACCTGCAACGTTTAAATATGATGATCTACCTGCTCTTACCAAACAAGGTAATCCTCAAAAGGGTGCGGAAGTTTTTATGAATGCTGGTTGTGTTGGTTGTCACTCTGTCAAATCTCAAAACATGCCAGCTCCTATGGATCCTGTAACTGCAAGTGCGAGTTACGGAGTTAATCCACCTGATCTTAGCGACGCCGGCGCTCTTTATGATGAGAAATTTCTAGCCGCAGTAATAAAAAATCCTGCTCATGCTATGAAGTTGGAACACAAATTTAACGAAAATAGGCCTTTTCCTATGCCTAATTTTTATGGTGTTGGCGGAGATATTGAGCAAGAAGTTGCCGATATCGTTGCATATTTAAAATCTATTGCTCCAAAAAAAGTTGAGCCAAAAGATGCATTTGTTAATGCTTGTGGTAGATGCCACGATATGAAATATGATAACTGGTATGTAATAGGTGAGAAACCTAAAATGGATACAGAGCTTGAAAAAGCCGAGTTTAATAAAAAACATGCTGAGTATCAGGAAAATTTGAAAAAATATCTCGGTACTAATCCTCCAGATCTTTCTATATATATAAGATCAAGAGGTCATGAATATATCAGAGATTTTATAGAGGATCCTCAAAAAATTCTTCACGGAACAGCAATGCCGAGAGTTGGTCTGACTGAAGAGTCTACGCAACAAGTTATCACTTATATGGAAAATGTGGGTGATAGAAAGAAAGATAAAAGAAATTCTTTAGGACCTTTAGTTATCCTATATTTTGTAATCTTTGCTCTTCTTGCTTATGCTTGGAAGAAACAGATGTGGAGAGATTTACATTAA
- a CDS encoding cytochrome b, whose amino-acid sequence MAHFEKANSVYEWLDQRLAVTKLTKVLMTEYWIPKNINFLWAMGVVLMTMFTILLISGIFLLMYYKPDTKLAFDSVNYTIMQEVWFGWLWRHMHGVAASVVFLVIYIHMFTGIYYGSYKKGREMIWISGMLLFVTFSAEAFSGYMLPWGQMSYWAAQVITNLFGGIPFIGDELVIWIRGNFYVADATLTRFFMLHVLLLPLVIMGIIGLHFYSLRIPHVNNQEGEEIDFDAEAEKYKAGRKAESKVIPFWPVFLSKDLFVLGVFMVFYFYLVFYHYNFAMDPINFDPANPMKTPPHIYPEWYFLWSYEVLRGFFFDVGPLSAMDIGLIAFGIANVIFFLMPWLDRSPVVAPAHKRGAFKIWFWILVVDMIVLTIWGKLPPTGANAWIGFFASITFLTLLLVALPLITKKEAQRAGGAA is encoded by the coding sequence ATGGCACATTTTGAAAAAGCTAATAGTGTTTATGAGTGGCTCGATCAAAGACTTGCAGTTACTAAACTGACAAAAGTCTTGATGACGGAATACTGGATTCCAAAAAATATAAACTTTCTTTGGGCTATGGGTGTCGTCTTAATGACGATGTTTACAATTCTTTTGATCTCTGGTATCTTTTTGCTGATGTACTACAAACCAGATACGAAACTAGCGTTTGACAGCGTTAACTACACAATTATGCAAGAGGTTTGGTTTGGGTGGCTATGGAGGCATATGCACGGAGTTGCCGCATCCGTCGTTTTTTTAGTTATATATATACATATGTTTACAGGTATCTATTACGGCTCATATAAAAAAGGCCGTGAAATGATATGGATAAGCGGTATGCTTCTTTTTGTTACTTTTTCTGCTGAAGCTTTCAGCGGTTATATGCTTCCATGGGGGCAGATGAGTTACTGGGCTGCACAAGTTATTACTAACCTATTTGGAGGGATTCCTTTTATAGGTGATGAGCTTGTTATATGGATTAGAGGTAACTTTTATGTTGCTGACGCAACGCTTACTAGATTTTTTATGCTTCATGTACTTCTTTTACCATTGGTTATTATGGGGATTATTGGTTTGCACTTCTACTCTTTAAGAATCCCACACGTAAACAACCAAGAGGGTGAAGAGATAGATTTTGATGCGGAAGCTGAAAAGTATAAAGCCGGAAGAAAAGCTGAATCAAAAGTTATACCTTTTTGGCCTGTTTTCTTAAGTAAAGACCTTTTTGTTTTAGGCGTATTTATGGTTTTCTATTTTTATCTGGTGTTCTATCATTACAATTTTGCGATGGATCCGATCAACTTCGATCCTGCTAATCCGATGAAAACACCGCCACATATCTACCCCGAGTGGTACTTCTTGTGGAGTTATGAAGTACTTAGAGGTTTCTTTTTCGATGTTGGACCTCTGTCAGCGATGGATATAGGTTTAATAGCTTTTGGTATCGCTAACGTAATATTCTTCTTGATGCCGTGGCTAGATAGATCGCCGGTAGTAGCACCTGCTCATAAAAGAGGGGCTTTTAAAATATGGTTTTGGATTTTGGTAGTAGATATGATAGTTTTAACTATATGGGGTAAACTGCCTCCAACTGGGGCAAATGCTTGGATAGGATTTTTTGCTTCTATTACATTTTTGACGTTGCTATTAGTTGCGCTTCCATTAATTACTAAGAAGGAAGCGCAAAGAGCAGGAGGTGCGGCATGA
- the petA gene encoding ubiquinol-cytochrome c reductase iron-sulfur subunit — translation MADQKRRDFLGMVFGGFAAAGGVAALYAMKRTWDPLPSVMAAGFTTVDLSPMKPGEFRTVTWRGKPIFILKKDSTQLKKCNDADVKVGEGDYLVRIGLCTHLGCIPAWEADKQVFKCACHGGEFDACGTNTFGPPPRPLDIPPFKIEGTKLVLGEEGPEYKKLVGKA, via the coding sequence ATGGCAGATCAAAAAAGACGCGATTTTTTAGGTATGGTCTTTGGCGGTTTTGCTGCTGCTGGAGGCGTTGCGGCACTGTATGCCATGAAAAGAACATGGGATCCTTTGCCAAGCGTTATGGCAGCAGGTTTTACAACTGTTGACCTATCACCAATGAAACCTGGTGAGTTCAGAACAGTTACATGGAGGGGAAAACCTATTTTTATACTCAAGAAAGACAGTACTCAGCTTAAAAAGTGTAACGATGCTGATGTAAAAGTAGGTGAGGGAGACTATCTGGTGAGAATAGGTCTTTGTACTCACTTAGGATGTATTCCAGCTTGGGAAGCTGATAAGCAGGTATTTAAGTGTGCATGTCACGGTGGTGAATTCGATGCTTGCGGTACAAATACATTTGGACCTCCTCCTAGACCTCTGGACATTCCTCCGTTTAAGATAGAAGGAACTAAATTGGTATTGGGCGAAGAGGGACCTGAATATAAAAAGTTAGTCGGTAAAGCGTAA
- the mnmG gene encoding tRNA uridine-5-carboxymethylaminomethyl(34) synthesis enzyme MnmG, translated as MKYDIIVIGGGHAGIEAALASARMGMKTLLVTILAEQIGAVSCNPAIGGLAKGHLVKEIDALGGEMGICTDKTGIQFRILNASKGPAVRGSRAQIDMDRYKMFMRTVVLNTPNLEVVQEMVEEILTKEGKVTGILTNLNNVYHAKKVIVTTGTFLRGLIHIGEIRQEAGRVGEFSSKKLSESLKSFGLNTGRLKTGTCARIDAKSIDFSKMEIQPGDENPIPFSFRTDRKSFSPKQLPCYITYTNERTHEIIESNFSRAPLFTGQIEGVGPRYCPSIEDKIYRFKDKERHHIFVEPQTLEATEYYINGMSTSLPPDVQREMIRSVRGLENAEIVRYGYAIEYDFVDPTELKHTLETKKVEGLYCAGQINGTTGYEEAAAQGLMAGINAVLAIKEEEPLILRRDEAYIGVLIDDLVIKGTKEPYRMFTSRAEFRLLLREDNADLRLMRYGYKLGLIDDDTYSRMLKKREEIEKGLAYLENNFLTPTKETLTFLESIDEQKITDKTSLKNIASRSSFNIEKLERLAPSIIDFSEEAKEQILIEAKYHQYIQKQKSQINRMKELMSVNIPVDLDIESISGLSNEVKEKLIKYKPPTLFAASEISGITPAAIEILHIYIKMKEKEGD; from the coding sequence ATGAAATACGATATTATAGTTATTGGAGGAGGACACGCAGGGATAGAAGCGGCACTTGCAAGTGCTAGAATGGGTATGAAAACTCTACTTGTAACTATCTTGGCAGAACAGATTGGTGCCGTTAGCTGCAATCCGGCCATAGGTGGACTTGCTAAGGGACATCTTGTAAAAGAGATAGATGCTCTTGGCGGTGAAATGGGAATCTGTACCGATAAAACGGGAATACAGTTTAGGATACTCAACGCTTCCAAAGGGCCTGCCGTTAGAGGAAGCAGGGCACAGATAGATATGGATAGATATAAAATGTTTATGAGAACAGTTGTTCTTAATACCCCAAATCTGGAAGTGGTCCAAGAGATGGTTGAGGAGATACTTACTAAAGAGGGAAAAGTTACGGGGATTTTGACAAATCTAAATAATGTATACCATGCAAAAAAAGTTATAGTTACAACAGGAACTTTCTTAAGGGGGCTTATCCATATAGGAGAAATAAGGCAAGAAGCAGGACGTGTCGGAGAGTTTTCTTCTAAAAAACTCAGCGAGTCTCTAAAGAGTTTCGGGTTGAATACGGGTAGGCTAAAAACCGGAACTTGTGCAAGAATTGACGCTAAAAGTATCGATTTTTCAAAAATGGAAATACAGCCTGGAGATGAAAATCCAATACCTTTTAGTTTTAGAACAGATAGAAAAAGTTTTAGCCCTAAACAACTTCCTTGTTATATAACATACACTAACGAAAGAACACACGAAATCATAGAGTCAAACTTCAGTAGAGCTCCTCTATTTACAGGACAGATTGAGGGTGTGGGTCCTAGGTATTGTCCTAGTATAGAAGATAAAATATACAGATTTAAAGACAAAGAGCGCCATCATATATTTGTAGAACCGCAGACTCTAGAGGCTACCGAGTATTATATAAACGGTATGAGTACCTCTTTGCCTCCCGATGTGCAAAGAGAGATGATAAGAAGTGTCAGGGGGCTGGAAAATGCCGAGATTGTAAGGTATGGATATGCTATAGAGTACGATTTTGTGGATCCAACGGAACTTAAACATACTCTTGAGACAAAAAAGGTAGAAGGGCTTTATTGTGCGGGACAAATTAACGGAACCACAGGTTATGAAGAGGCTGCCGCTCAGGGGTTGATGGCTGGTATAAATGCGGTTTTGGCTATTAAAGAAGAAGAGCCTTTAATTTTAAGAAGAGATGAAGCGTATATTGGAGTTTTGATAGATGATCTAGTTATAAAAGGAACTAAAGAGCCTTATAGAATGTTTACCAGTAGAGCAGAGTTTAGACTTCTTTTAAGAGAGGATAACGCGGATTTGAGACTAATGAGATATGGATACAAACTAGGGTTAATTGATGATGATACATACTCTAGGATGTTAAAAAAGAGAGAGGAGATAGAGAAGGGACTTGCATATTTGGAAAATAACTTTTTAACTCCTACCAAAGAGACATTAACCTTTTTAGAGAGTATAGATGAACAAAAAATTACCGATAAAACCTCACTGAAAAATATAGCTTCAAGAAGTAGTTTTAATATAGAAAAACTTGAAAGGTTAGCTCCATCCATAATAGATTTTAGCGAAGAGGCAAAAGAGCAGATCTTAATAGAGGCCAAATATCATCAATATATTCAAAAACAAAAAAGCCAGATTAATAGAATGAAAGAACTTATGAGTGTAAATATTCCTGTGGATTTAGATATTGAGTCAATTTCTGGCCTTTCTAATGAAGTCAAGGAGAAACTGATAAAGTATAAACCACCGACACTTTTTGCTGCAAGTGAGATTAGCGGGATAACTCCGGCGGCTATTGAGATTTTGCATATCTATATAAAAATGAAAGAGAAAGAGGGTGATTAG
- the ribE gene encoding riboflavin synthase — protein sequence MFTGLIREIAKIESFDKRFLKLKAKYKPALGDSIAVNGSCLSVTKIFENGFEVELSDETRNIVALENYKEKVHIEPAMKLSDRVEGHIIQGHIDTIGTITKIIKNINSFDFYINIPKEYIKFVIPKGSIAVDGVSLTVNEVYENSFRLTIIPLTMKETLFGSYKIGRRVNIETDMFARYLYYIFKKEKKLSWNDIDRIQALF from the coding sequence TTGTTTACTGGACTTATAAGAGAGATAGCTAAAATAGAGAGTTTCGATAAAAGATTTTTAAAACTTAAAGCTAAATATAAACCGGCTCTTGGTGACTCCATTGCTGTAAACGGATCGTGCCTTAGCGTTACAAAAATTTTTGAAAACGGATTTGAAGTGGAGTTGAGCGACGAAACGAGAAATATTGTAGCTTTGGAAAATTATAAAGAAAAAGTCCATATAGAACCTGCTATGAAACTGAGTGATAGAGTGGAAGGACATATAATCCAAGGGCATATCGATACGATTGGAACCATAACAAAAATAATCAAAAACATCAACTCTTTTGATTTTTATATAAATATACCAAAAGAGTATATTAAATTTGTTATTCCTAAAGGAAGTATTGCGGTTGATGGGGTTAGTTTAACCGTAAACGAAGTTTATGAAAACAGTTTCAGGCTTACGATAATACCGCTTACAATGAAAGAGACACTCTTTGGCAGTTATAAAATAGGTCGAAGAGTCAATATCGAAACAGATATGTTTGCAAGATATTTATATTATATCTTTAAAAAAGAGAAAAAACTCAGCTGGAATGATATAGATAGAATTCAGGCTCTTTTTTGA
- the thpR gene encoding RNA 2',3'-cyclic phosphodiesterase has protein sequence MRLFLGTFAKIDNLAAIKREFEDIIEAKWVEEENIHLTYLFLGEVENPKDIIFKLKNIQYKKKSIQIRSLGYFGRPPKILYAKIEDNEIEALYKNICKRLGIKIDKKYIPHITLARIKKTKNINRFLTKIEEFKNHKLGNMQLELFLIKSELTPKGPKYLVLEKF, from the coding sequence ATGAGACTTTTTTTGGGAACTTTTGCAAAGATTGATAATCTTGCCGCTATAAAAAGAGAGTTTGAAGATATAATTGAAGCCAAATGGGTTGAAGAAGAAAATATCCATCTAACATACCTTTTTTTAGGAGAGGTAGAGAATCCCAAAGATATTATCTTTAAACTAAAAAATATTCAGTACAAAAAAAAGAGTATTCAGATCAGGTCTCTTGGATATTTTGGAAGGCCGCCTAAAATTCTATATGCGAAAATAGAAGACAACGAGATAGAAGCTCTTTATAAAAATATTTGCAAAAGACTCGGTATAAAAATAGATAAAAAATATATTCCCCATATAACTCTAGCTAGAATAAAAAAGACAAAAAATATAAATAGATTTTTAACAAAAATTGAAGAATTTAAAAACCATAAACTCGGAAATATGCAATTAGAACTCTTTTTAATAAAGAGTGAACTTACACCCAAAGGACCTAAATACTTAGTTTTGGAGAAATTTTAA
- the amrA gene encoding AmmeMemoRadiSam system protein A produces the protein MDERFKRTLLNIARIAIKEEFLGHKELNNEVKKRVLEMFPDLAKLGAVFVTIKERGSLRGCIGSLIAYRTLIEDIIENAKAAAFSDPRFPPLTPEEFDKITLEISILSEPKPLAYTDIEDLRAKIVPGRDGVVLKYGSHQATFLPQVWKELSDFEQFFAHLCIKAGLRPNCLELHPEILVYYVEKFSEEDF, from the coding sequence ATGGATGAAAGATTTAAAAGGACTCTTTTAAATATAGCAAGAATAGCTATAAAAGAGGAGTTTTTGGGTCATAAAGAACTGAATAATGAGGTGAAAAAAAGAGTTTTAGAAATGTTTCCTGATTTAGCAAAACTGGGTGCAGTTTTTGTAACTATAAAAGAGAGAGGAAGTTTGAGAGGATGTATAGGTTCGCTAATTGCGTATAGAACTCTTATAGAAGATATTATTGAGAATGCTAAAGCTGCTGCTTTTTCTGATCCTAGATTTCCTCCTTTAACTCCTGAAGAGTTTGATAAGATTACTTTAGAGATATCTATCTTAAGTGAACCTAAACCTCTTGCTTATACGGATATAGAAGATTTAAGAGCCAAAATAGTGCCGGGGCGAGATGGTGTTGTTTTAAAATATGGCAGCCATCAAGCTACTTTTTTACCACAGGTTTGGAAAGAACTGTCTGATTTTGAGCAGTTTTTCGCACATCTTTGTATTAAAGCCGGACTTCGTCCAAACTGTTTGGAACTTCATCCCGAGATTTTAGTATATTATGTGGAAAAGTTTAGTGAAGAGGACTTTTGA
- a CDS encoding GGDEF domain-containing protein has product MLRKYSIIFVIFLIFSFFGYINYISFWHTLLTQSFNRAKIEIENEIENKLNSTLAISITLSKNSHINEIFYGKKEFLSNVENLPKLYREYTKYQNIWLELLDKKANIIYRSWSEKSGDSLIEYREEFKTLLNNPEFISTVTINKYTMAIYAIAPIYDQNSFLGFIEIISHFNSIVKNLQKYGYETLIVADKKYKNKILYPLTKKFIDDYYVVNFEIKKDLLKLIEKVGIEKIIKKDSYLAYEDLYISKIPLKNFKNQIVGWVIFVKKAKDLNQFFYKNKIFKHLAFLFLTVSIFILLIIYLYTKDKEKAIKAQNRYYFNILDSLQEIVIITDGESMQFANRRFFEYFHDFKNLEDFLKRHRCICEFFVKEKGFYPDIGQGKKWSEFLIENIDKSSRVKVSYKEKIYVFSVKVSKVSKNRYSLIFFDITNEYLNEMQLKKMAITDGLTGLFNRRFFDELIKAEIESAKKDGKNLWLAILDIDYFKKINDRFGHQVGDNVLKEVAKVIEKSLRNKDTVFRIGGEEFAIIFKELSYESVKKILNRIRERVAKQSFDLIDEKITISIGVAKLSKNDSVKTLYLRADKLLYEAKRSGRDKIIIQKDQNG; this is encoded by the coding sequence ATGCTAAGAAAATATAGTATAATATTTGTAATTTTTCTTATTTTTTCGTTTTTTGGCTATATTAACTATATATCTTTTTGGCATACACTACTTACTCAGTCTTTTAATAGAGCCAAAATAGAGATAGAAAATGAGATAGAGAATAAACTCAATAGTACTTTGGCTATAAGCATAACATTATCCAAAAATTCACATATAAATGAGATTTTCTACGGAAAAAAAGAGTTTTTGAGCAATGTTGAAAATCTTCCAAAACTATATAGGGAATACACAAAGTATCAAAATATTTGGCTAGAACTGCTTGATAAAAAAGCTAATATCATATATAGGAGTTGGTCTGAAAAAAGCGGTGATAGTTTGATAGAGTATAGAGAAGAGTTTAAGACACTTTTAAACAATCCAGAATTTATCTCTACTGTCACTATAAATAAATATACTATGGCCATATATGCAATTGCACCCATTTATGATCAAAATAGTTTTTTAGGATTTATAGAGATTATAAGCCATTTCAACTCTATCGTTAAAAATTTACAAAAGTATGGGTATGAAACACTAATCGTCGCTGATAAAAAATATAAAAATAAGATTTTATATCCATTAACAAAAAAGTTTATTGATGATTATTATGTTGTAAATTTTGAAATAAAAAAAGATTTATTAAAGCTCATAGAAAAAGTGGGAATAGAAAAAATTATCAAAAAAGACTCCTATTTAGCGTATGAAGATCTTTATATTTCAAAGATCCCTTTGAAAAATTTCAAAAATCAGATTGTTGGATGGGTAATATTTGTTAAAAAAGCAAAAGATTTAAATCAATTTTTTTATAAAAATAAAATTTTCAAACATTTAGCATTTCTTTTTTTAACAGTATCAATTTTTATTCTTTTAATTATCTATTTATACACAAAAGATAAAGAGAAGGCTATAAAAGCTCAAAACAGATACTATTTTAATATCCTTGATTCTTTGCAAGAGATTGTTATTATTACAGATGGTGAAAGTATGCAATTTGCCAACAGAAGATTTTTTGAATATTTTCATGATTTTAAAAATTTAGAGGATTTTTTGAAAAGACATAGATGTATCTGCGAGTTTTTTGTCAAAGAGAAGGGTTTTTACCCAGATATTGGACAAGGAAAAAAGTGGTCGGAGTTTTTGATAGAAAATATAGATAAATCTTCTAGAGTAAAAGTATCTTACAAAGAAAAAATTTATGTTTTTTCTGTAAAGGTTTCCAAAGTTTCCAAAAATAGATATAGTTTAATTTTTTTTGATATAACCAATGAGTATCTTAATGAGATGCAACTTAAAAAAATGGCCATTACAGACGGCTTAACTGGACTATTTAATAGAAGATTTTTTGATGAACTGATAAAAGCTGAGATAGAGTCTGCTAAAAAAGATGGTAAAAACTTATGGCTAGCTATTTTAGATATAGATTATTTTAAAAAGATTAACGATAGGTTTGGTCATCAAGTTGGCGATAATGTCCTAAAAGAGGTTGCAAAAGTTATAGAAAAGTCGCTTAGAAATAAAGATACAGTCTTTAGAATTGGAGGAGAGGAGTTTGCTATAATATTTAAAGAGCTTTCATATGAGAGTGTAAAAAAGATTTTAAATCGTATTAGAGAAAGAGTTGCAAAACAATCTTTCGATTTGATAGATGAAAAAATCACAATCAGTATAGGTGTTGCGAAACTAAGTAAAAATGATAGCGTAAAAACTCTATATCTAAGAGCTGACAAACTTCTTTATGAAGCTAAAAGAAGCGGAAGAGACAAGATTATTATACAAAAGGATCAAAATGGATGA
- a CDS encoding tRNA (5-methylaminomethyl-2-thiouridine)(34)-methyltransferase MnmD: MKRVKTKDETYTLYSEEFDECYHNVNDGALSESLKKHVEPAFLYAAKKDELTILDICFGLGYNTLTTLYYLKKNKIDKKIRIISPEFDENLIRNLKSFDYPKEFDPLKNVINSILNNLFYEDEKIKIEIKIGDAREVIKKIDKQIDILYQDPFSPKKNPLLWTVEYFKDISRIMNDEGIITTYSIAASVRLALYESGFRVFEREIEGIKKQTVASRKELPLKEIDMKTKKKRSSSKALRDRDAKKI; this comes from the coding sequence ATGAAAAGAGTTAAAACGAAAGATGAAACTTATACTCTTTATAGTGAAGAATTTGATGAGTGCTACCACAATGTAAATGATGGAGCACTCAGCGAATCTTTAAAAAAACATGTGGAGCCCGCTTTTTTATATGCTGCAAAAAAAGATGAACTCACTATTTTAGATATCTGCTTTGGATTAGGTTATAATACTCTAACAACACTCTACTATTTGAAAAAAAATAAAATTGATAAGAAAATACGCATAATTTCTCCAGAATTCGATGAAAATCTAATTAGAAACTTAAAAAGTTTTGATTATCCAAAAGAGTTTGATCCGCTAAAAAATGTGATCAACTCTATATTAAATAACCTGTTTTATGAAGATGAAAAGATTAAAATAGAGATAAAAATAGGTGATGCAAGAGAAGTAATAAAAAAGATAGATAAACAGATAGATATACTTTATCAAGACCCTTTTAGTCCTAAAAAAAATCCTCTTTTATGGACTGTAGAGTATTTTAAAGATATATCACGTATAATGAATGACGAAGGTATAATAACAACATATTCGATTGCCGCTTCGGTAAGACTTGCACTTTATGAGAGCGGCTTTAGAGTTTTTGAAAGAGAAATAGAGGGCATAAAGAAGCAAACAGTTGCTTCAAGAAAAGAGTTGCCTCTAAAAGAGATTGATATGAAGACAAAAAAGAAAAGAAGCAGCTCTAAGGCGCTTAGAGATAGAGATGCTAAGAAAATATAG
- the arsC gene encoding arsenate reductase (glutaredoxin) (This arsenate reductase requires both glutathione and glutaredoxin to convert arsenate to arsenite, after which the efflux transporter formed by ArsA and ArsB can extrude the arsenite from the cell, providing resistance.): protein MAKYILWHNPRCSKSRDGLKFLEGLDVEVRKYINKPPSCEELKDVLKKLGMKPSELVRKKEKLFKELGLNNANEDTILKAMCEHPKLIERPILIKGEKAILGRPVDRFKELVDEKS from the coding sequence ATGGCAAAATATATCTTATGGCATAATCCTAGATGTTCAAAAAGTAGAGATGGTTTAAAATTTTTGGAAGGATTGGATGTAGAAGTTAGAAAGTATATAAACAAGCCGCCTTCATGTGAAGAGTTAAAAGATGTGCTTAAAAAATTGGGTATGAAGCCTAGTGAGCTTGTAAGAAAAAAAGAGAAGCTTTTTAAAGAACTGGGATTAAATAATGCCAATGAAGATACTATTTTAAAAGCTATGTGCGAACATCCAAAACTAATAGAAAGACCTATATTGATAAAAGGCGAAAAAGCTATCTTGGGAAGACCTGTAGATAGATTTAAAGAATTGGTAGATGAAAAGAGTTAA
- the luxS gene encoding S-ribosylhomocysteine lyase, whose translation MPLLESFTVDHTKMIAPAVRVAKDMKTPKGDDIRVFDLRFCRPNKEIISEKGIHTLEHLFAGFMREHLNSEDVEIIDISPMGCRTGFYMSVIGKPSELDVAASWEKSMRDILSLKDIKDIPELNIYQCGSCYMHSLNEAQKVAMYVVNNGISIINNEELVLDLESIDKHRCDVRPQEVKVIGQN comes from the coding sequence ATGCCGCTGTTAGAGAGTTTTACGGTAGATCATACCAAGATGATTGCACCTGCAGTTAGAGTTGCAAAAGATATGAAAACACCAAAAGGTGATGATATAAGAGTATTTGATCTTAGATTTTGCAGACCTAACAAAGAGATAATAAGTGAAAAAGGGATACATACACTAGAGCATCTTTTTGCCGGATTTATGAGAGAACATTTAAATAGCGAGGATGTTGAGATTATAGATATCTCTCCTATGGGTTGCAGAACGGGCTTTTATATGAGCGTTATTGGTAAACCAAGTGAATTAGATGTGGCTGCATCTTGGGAAAAAAGTATGAGAGATATTTTATCTTTGAAAGATATAAAAGATATTCCAGAACTTAATATTTATCAGTGTGGAAGCTGTTATATGCATTCACTTAACGAAGCACAAAAAGTTGCAATGTATGTAGTTAATAATGGAATATCCATTATAAATAACGAAGAGTTGGTATTGGATCTGGAAAGTATAGATAAACATAGATGCGATGTTAGACCCCAAGAGGTTAAGGTAATAGGTCAAAATTGA